The following are encoded in a window of Bos indicus isolate NIAB-ARS_2022 breed Sahiwal x Tharparkar chromosome 7, NIAB-ARS_B.indTharparkar_mat_pri_1.0, whole genome shotgun sequence genomic DNA:
- the LOC109560809 gene encoding zinc finger protein 354A isoform X5: protein MAAEQREARSQVSVTFEDVAVLFTRDEWRKLAPSQRNLYQDVMLENYSNLVSLGLPFSKPEVISLLQQGEDPWKVEKESPGDSSLGRPSTLQ from the exons ATGGCTGCCGAACAGAGGGAAGCAAGGTCTCAG GTGTCAGTGACGTTCGAAGATGTGGCTGTGCTCTTTACACGGGATGAGTGGAGAAAACTGGCTCCTTCTCAGAGAAACCTGTACCaagatgtgatgctggagaactatAGTAACCTTGTCTCATTGG GACTCCCATTTTCCAAACCTGAAGTGATCTCCCTGTTGCAGCAAggagaagatccctggaaggTAGAGAAAGAAAGCCCTGGAGATTCCTCTCTAG
- the LOC109560809 gene encoding zinc finger protein 354A isoform X6: MAAEQREARSQVSVTFEDVAVLFTRDEWRKLAPSQRNLYQDVMLENYSNLVSLGLPFSKPEVISLLQQGEDPWKVEKESPGDSSLDLKHG; this comes from the exons ATGGCTGCCGAACAGAGGGAAGCAAGGTCTCAG GTGTCAGTGACGTTCGAAGATGTGGCTGTGCTCTTTACACGGGATGAGTGGAGAAAACTGGCTCCTTCTCAGAGAAACCTGTACCaagatgtgatgctggagaactatAGTAACCTTGTCTCATTGG GACTCCCATTTTCCAAACCTGAAGTGATCTCCCTGTTGCAGCAAggagaagatccctggaaggTAGAGAAAGAAAGCCCTGGAGATTCCTCTCTAG